From Topomyia yanbarensis strain Yona2022 chromosome 1, ASM3024719v1, whole genome shotgun sequence, one genomic window encodes:
- the LOC131677521 gene encoding zinc finger protein 521-like, translating into MAMESNAIQVIPMRQNADHCFIPGCSASVGWNDMAFFNMSFGDLPYWWKGTAWAAKYKTELPMNAKICEMHFEERFIDRSKRKPRLIMGTIPTLQLTLLEQVIEDENKPEPKEYFCRLCAKKSVRKFNGRLDQLPGLEDVAVFCMGRYKNRLGLPIGVCDHCIQIMKQFANFVKKCEQTQMELMRQIEAKNKKKELAKANASKTKQTNKDKETPERESVEQSNANDSEESFNPIEQGEVNADWRTCLDCGRIFKNLANYHRHCKTHNENENDVVCQICDKTFQSPTDLRRHLDLVHDEKPPKRKKGTQASQQRKNATKETDPLLDAESNEHKCVRCDKTFSSPANLKVHLLSHNETRIKCDLCSSAFRTKQMHMQHLIRAHSMEINDNERGTSRKRFKKGGIQLIRLCE; encoded by the exons ATGGCCATGGAATCGAACGCAATACAAGTC ATTCCAATGCGTCAGAACGCTGATCACTGTTTCATACCCGGCTGCTCGGCGTCTGTCGGATGGAACGATATGGCATTCTTCAACATGTCTTTTGGTGATTTGCCTTATTGGTGGAAGGGCACTGCCTGGGCAGCTAAATACAAAACCGAACTACCGATGAACGCGAAAATctgtgagatgcattttgaagaacGATTCATCGATCGCAGCAAAAGAAAACCTCGACTAATTATGGGTACTATACCGACCCTGCAACTTACTCTATTAGAGCAAGTGATCGAGGACGAAAATAAACCGGAACCGAAGGAATATTTTTGCCGACTATGTGCCAAAAAAAgtgttcgaaaattcaacggaCGATTAGATCAACTGCCAGGTTTGGAAGACGTTGCCGTCTTTTGCATGGGAAGATATAAGAATCGGTTGGGGCTTCCGATCGGTGTTTGCGACCACTGCATACAGATTATGAAACagtttgcgaattttgttaaaaaatgtgAGCAGACTCAAATGGAATTAATGCGACAGATTGAggcaaaaaataagaaaaaagaatTGGCAAAAGCCAACGCTTCCAAAACGAAGCAAACAAACAAGGATAAAGAAACACCTGAACGCGAATCGGTAGAACAATCAAATGCGAATGATTCAGAGGAATCGTTCAATCCAATCGAACAAGGCGAGGTTAACGCTGATTGGCGAACATGTTTAGATTGTggtagaatatttaaaaatcttGCCAACTATCATCGACACTGCAAAACTCACAATGAAAACGAAAATGATGTAGTTTGTCAAATATGCGATAAGACATTTCAATCGCCAACTGATCTTCGTCGCCATCTGGATTTAGTGCACGATGAAAAACCACCAAAGCGCAAGAAGGGTACTCAAGCATCTCAGCAACGAAAGAATGCAACCAAGGAAACTGATCCCCTTCTCGACGCTGAATCAAACGAGCATAAATGCGTCCGTTGCGATAAAACTTTCTCCTCACCAGCAAATCTAAAAGTTCATCTTCTATCTCACAATGAAACGAGAATTAAGTGCGATCTTTGCAGTTCTGCATTTAG AACTAAACAAATGCACATGCAACATTTAATTCGAGCCCACAGCATGGAAATTAATGACAATGAGCGAGGAACATCACGCAAAAGGTTCAAAAAAGGAGGTATTCAACTTATTCGGCTTTGCGAATGA
- the LOC131677512 gene encoding zinc finger protein 782-like: MDFEKICRLCCASNCRLQSIYTTFGIYSIKQLFEDILRLEISADDGLPQTLCETCLSSLTKMFETIKTFRDNDRMLRLQLCGVAGLAQINIKEEVLSEEREQTPTHELQDDIIDAKNILVKQDGSDDQQSDDLKSDPENFDKEWFQSDTENSDMLEEEKSTKKRSRKKQTKKGKVGSSKMSKGRKRRRPKAQLEEPNRPRLNDFRCYICKSDSLGTPEALLAHLNSHMNELPYTCTDCVLETVVINKVSTLNIHKRMHENPHKCPHCDKRYSNKGAVDTHVQTHHSGDNAPCPSPCEQCGKICSSKASLKHHLKWHSNTSTCEFCGKMFPEKHKLRRHIERKHEKIKKYECHLCQKKLCSLDSVQVHIRTMHSTKEVKCEYCHKSYPSEISLRYHLKKHEQNPNVKFSCGWKNYYTFVETEEDTKPENRMKKCNLCGVVVKSIGPHMHAVHFPQEFRCNLCEAVFKRKAAYDIHILEHEHGKAHRCPICGKEFSERKNLIAHLRTKKHRDHPMAKSLNLLGIQGEPGAGYQAGSEEELM; the protein is encoded by the exons ATGGATTTCGAGAAAATTTGTCGACTCTGTTGTGCAAGCAATTGCCGGCTTCAATCGATTTATACGACTTTtggtatttattcaattaagcaattatttgaggacattttgcgACTTGAG ATCTCAGCCGATGATGGTTTACCGCAAACGCTCTGTGAAACATGTCTATCTAGCTTGACTAAAATGTTTGAAACCATCAAGACCTTTCGGGACAACGATCGTATGCTTCGGTTGCAGCTATGTGGAGTTGCAGGATTGGCACAGATCAATATTAAGGAGGAAGTTCTCTCCGAAGAAAGGGAACAAACCCCCACCCATGAATT ACAAGATGATATCATTgatgcaaaaaatatattggtaaAGCAGGACGGTAGCGATGACCAACAATCTGATGATCTAAAATCAGACCCTGAAAATTTTGATAAAGAATGGTTTCAATCCGATACCGAAAATTCAGACATGCTTGAAGAAgagaaatctacaaaaaagCGCTCTCGGAAGAAACAAACGAAAAAGGGTAAAGTTGGTTCTTCAAAGAtgtcaaaagggcgtaaacgtagACGCCCCAAGGCCCAGTTAGAAGAACCGAATCGCCCACGCTTGAATGACTTCAGATGCTACATTTGTAAAAGTGATTCATTGGGTACGCCTGAGGCTTTGCTAGCTCATCTCAATTCTCACATGAATGAATTGCCCTACACTTGTACTGATTGCGTATTGGAGACGGTTGTCATTAACAAAGTGTCGACGCTAAACATTCACAAGCGAATGCACGAGAATCCGCACAAATGTCCACACTGTGACAAACGGTATAGTAATAAAGGGGCCGTGGACACGCATGTACAGACGCACCACTCCGGCGATAATGCGCCATGTCCATCGCCCTGTGAACAGTGTGGAAAGATTTGCTCTTCCAAGGCATCTTTGAAGCACCATTTGAAATGGCATAGTAATACATCTACTTGCGAATTTTGTGGTAAAATGTTTCCTGAAAAACACAAACTTCGTCGACATATCGAACGGAAgcatgaaaaaataaagaaGTATGAATGTCATTTGTGTCAAAAGAAACTATGTTCCCTCGACTCGGTTCAGGTGCATATCAGAACGATGCATTCGACCAAGGAAGTGAAGTGTGAATATTGCCATAAGAG CTATCCTTCGGAGATTTCCCTCCGTTACCACTTAAAAAAACATGAACAAAATccgaatgtcaaattctcatgtggTTGGAAGAACTACTATACTTTTGTAGAAACGGAAGAGGACACCAAACCCGAGAATAGAATGAAGAAATGCAATTTATGTGGGGTTGTTGTCAAATCGATTGGACCTCACATGCACGCGGTGCATTTTCCCCAGGAATTTCGTTGCAATCTTTGTGAAGCGGTTTTCAAGCGTAAAGCAGCGTACGACATTCACATCCTGGAACATGAACATGGCAAGGCTCACCGATGCCCAATTTGTGGAAAGGAATTTTCCGAGAGAAAGAATTTAATTGCCCATCTAAGAACAAAGAAACACCGTGACCATCCGATGGCGAAATCGCTTAACTTGCTGGGCATACAAGGTGAACCTGGCGCAGGATATCAAGCGGGAAGTGAAGAAGAACTTATGTAG